ATCAGTTTCATTACCAGTTCTGTAGCGTCCTTAATTTGCATATTAGTTCCTACGGTTAAGTCCTTAATCGCTTTTTCACGTCCTTTTAAAACGGCCATTTGCTGCAGAGCTACACCTTCACCTTGTAATTTCTTACTTTCTTTTTCAGCTTCAGCAGCTTTAATAATTAAGATTTTATCAGCTTCACCTTTTTCTTCCGCAGCTTGGCGCAATCTTTTCTGCTCGTTAATCGCATTCATAGCGTCTACGACCTTAGAATCTGGTAAAATATCTACAACCAAAGTCTTTTTTATATCAAAGCCGTAACTGGATAATAATGAATTCAAACCTTCCATTACAGTATTTGCAATATTATCTTTGTTTTCGTAAACCATATCCAATTCCATCTTTGGAACCTCAGCTCTTACGGCATCAAAAACAAAGGATTCTATTTGTGCAGTAGAGTCCGCAAGTTCATAGAAAGAATTCTGAATACT
This window of the Labilibaculum sp. DW002 genome carries:
- a CDS encoding SPFH domain-containing protein; this encodes METVSIIIIIVFAIVFFVFSLIIVKQKQAKIIQRLGKFQSVRRAGISFRIPIIDQVAGVQNLQIQELRVPVETITQDKVTLKIEVAIQYLIKADMESIQNSFYELADSTAQIESFVFDAVRAEVPKMELDMVYENKDNIANTVMEGLNSLLSSYGFDIKKTLVVDILPDSKVVDAMNAINEQKRLRQAAEEKGEADKILIIKAAEAEKESKKLQGEGVALQQMAVLKGREKAIKDLTVGTNMQIKDATELVMKLIDQDTLISMGEKNQNVIFMTSDLGMKGKVMEAMVGADVVTNHQKN